The following are encoded in a window of Thermoanaerobacter ethanolicus JW 200 genomic DNA:
- a CDS encoding Chromate resistance protein ChrB — protein sequence MKWLLFVYKVPSDSSTARVTIWRRIKKIGALYLQQSVCIVPYMERLVKEIEKLKDEIKGFGGDFKAFEVVALDEEIEKDVIEQFNHQRREEYSEIKEQCEEFFKEIEKEIARKNFTFAELEENEDELNKLYKWFEKVAQRDVFECEMKKEVKELLEKASRDFEYFASLVYENRDVQN from the coding sequence TTGAAGTGGTTACTTTTTGTGTATAAGGTCCCAAGTGATTCTTCTACAGCTAGAGTTACTATATGGAGAAGAATAAAAAAAATTGGCGCTTTGTATTTACAACAGTCTGTATGTATTGTGCCTTACATGGAAAGGCTTGTAAAAGAAATAGAAAAGTTAAAGGATGAAATTAAAGGCTTTGGAGGAGATTTTAAAGCCTTTGAAGTAGTGGCCCTTGATGAAGAAATAGAGAAGGATGTGATAGAACAATTTAATCATCAAAGGAGGGAAGAATATAGTGAAATAAAGGAACAATGTGAAGAGTTTTTTAAAGAGATTGAAAAAGAGATAGCAAGAAAAAATTTTACTTTTGCAGAATTAGAGGAAAATGAAGATGAGTTGAATAAGTTATATAAGTGGTTTGAAAAAGTAGCCCAAAGAGATGTGTTTGAGTGTGAAATGAAAAAAGAGGTTAAGGAATTATTAGAAAAAGCCAGTCGAGACTTTGAATATTTTGCTTCATTGGTTTATGAAAATAGGGATGTGCAAAATTAA
- a CDS encoding IS200/IS605 family accessory protein TnpB-related protein codes for MIVIQAKLIFLNQQDKQIVLDLMRRWSSCMRFAYKRLLEGYDRKTLKRDLPKTFNLNSRYVDDAIMKARSTLESARELGENPKKVIFGGRDLFGKLQKRHINGEEYQKLKTKWQERRKGNLYSRGDKSKKGNLNTRIEIKENGTFLRINVGERKYLYARIEAGYKKNKSRGELLQEIAQSNIPYSVELKLKNGSIYAYFAIEEEYPKIKITKGKGVIGIDLNAYPDNISWAETDEKGNLISYGSIPMPELASGSKDKREYFRWQYAHEIVKIAKEKGKAIIIEELEIKEKGKRGDFSGRKSRRIRHNFSYKSLLSKIKTLAKREGIEVIEVDPSYTSIIGMLKYAPQYMITKDIAAAYVIARRGLGLQEKIPDNYIKFLNALTVDELEELKEHVKKTVRNKHLKKKHLREINKVIKFIQSLESESGKVLKPLDGTSFSTYNFWQVLKVAVVTPLSPEKVPRDFSTLKELLIQGKWRDP; via the coding sequence ATGATAGTAATACAGGCTAAACTCATTTTTTTAAATCAACAAGACAAACAAATAGTATTAGACTTAATGAGAAGATGGTCGTCCTGCATGAGATTTGCATACAAAAGGCTTCTAGAAGGTTATGATAGAAAAACATTAAAAAGGGACCTTCCGAAAACTTTCAATTTAAACTCAAGGTATGTAGATGATGCAATAATGAAAGCAAGAAGCACATTAGAATCTGCTAGAGAATTAGGCGAAAATCCAAAGAAAGTCATTTTTGGAGGAAGAGACTTGTTTGGAAAACTTCAAAAGCGCCATATAAATGGGGAAGAATATCAAAAGCTAAAAACAAAGTGGCAAGAAAGAAGAAAAGGGAATCTCTATTCAAGAGGAGATAAAAGCAAAAAAGGAAATCTCAACACAAGAATAGAAATAAAAGAAAATGGCACTTTCTTAAGGATAAATGTAGGGGAAAGAAAATACTTATACGCCAGAATAGAAGCAGGCTACAAAAAGAATAAGAGCAGAGGAGAACTTCTACAGGAAATTGCCCAATCAAACATACCCTACTCTGTAGAATTAAAACTTAAAAACGGCAGTATATACGCCTATTTTGCTATTGAAGAAGAATATCCAAAAATAAAAATAACAAAAGGAAAAGGAGTCATAGGAATAGATTTAAATGCATATCCAGACAACATATCATGGGCAGAGACAGATGAAAAAGGTAATCTAATAAGCTATGGCAGTATACCAATGCCAGAGCTTGCAAGTGGCAGTAAGGACAAAAGAGAATATTTCAGATGGCAATATGCTCATGAGATAGTAAAAATAGCAAAAGAGAAAGGAAAAGCAATAATAATTGAAGAATTAGAAATAAAAGAAAAAGGTAAAAGAGGAGATTTTTCAGGGAGAAAATCAAGAAGGATAAGACATAACTTTAGCTACAAATCACTTCTTTCAAAAATAAAAACACTAGCAAAAAGAGAAGGGATAGAAGTAATAGAGGTAGACCCTTCTTACACATCAATAATAGGAATGTTAAAATATGCACCGCAATACATGATAACGAAAGATATAGCAGCAGCCTATGTAATAGCAAGAAGAGGGTTGGGACTGCAAGAAAAGATACCAGATAATTATATAAAGTTTCTCAACGCATTGACTGTAGATGAATTAGAAGAATTAAAAGAGCATGTAAAGAAAACAGTTAGAAACAAGCATTTAAAGAAAAAACATTTAAGAGAAATAAACAAAGTAATAAAATTTATACAAAGCCTTGAGAGTGAGTCAGGAAAGGTACTAAAACCTCTGGATGGAACAAGTTTTAGTACCTATAATTTCTGGCAAGTTCTCAAGGTAGCGGTGGTAACGCCACTCTCCCCTGAGAAAGTGCCAAGAGACTTCTCTACCCTGAAGGAATTACTAATTCAGGGCAAGTGGAGAGACCCGTAA
- a CDS encoding Rqc2 family fibronectin-binding protein, with the protein MALDGITLHAITKELKEEIIGGRIDKIYQPVKEELIFIIRNKGKNYKLLLSANANYPRIYLTEENKENPAEPPMFCMLLRKFLQSGRIIDIKQVEFDRIVKIDIETKDELENQTIKTLIIEIMGKHSNIILIDKATQTIIDSIKRVYSDMSKVREVLPGRQYVCPPLQEKLNINNLSLPSFKEAVNNYKSKKIEKALIDILQGFSPTLAREVAFRCNVSDRFVESIEDEQIENLYQNIKKIYEDVLSLNLKPCIAFQENEVIDFSCIDLSQYITKTFFPTVNQAACKFFSEKANIVNLQARSSDLRKIINNNLEKLYNKLDKLQQELNEAKNADTFRLYGELITANMHLLKKGMESFKTMNYYTGEEIEIPIDKKYSPSENAQRYFKKYSKLKNANKIIEKQISDTLEEITYLEGQLVNLENCTLPSEIEEIKNELSEQGYIHKQQKKKISRQTLSQPLHVVSSDGFDIYIGKNNTQNDYLTLKFANPNDIWLHTKDIPGSHVIIKTNNKSVPETTLIEAAKLAAKYSKAKNSSNVPVDYTLKKYVKKPSGAKPGFVIYTNQKTLYVNPE; encoded by the coding sequence ATGGCTTTGGACGGTATAACTTTACATGCAATAACAAAAGAATTAAAAGAAGAAATTATTGGTGGAAGAATTGATAAAATATATCAACCTGTAAAAGAAGAATTAATCTTTATAATACGAAATAAAGGTAAAAACTATAAACTGCTATTGTCTGCTAATGCAAATTATCCAAGAATATATCTTACAGAAGAAAATAAAGAAAATCCTGCTGAGCCTCCAATGTTTTGCATGCTTTTGAGAAAATTTCTTCAAAGCGGCAGGATAATAGATATAAAACAAGTAGAATTTGACAGAATAGTAAAAATCGATATAGAAACAAAAGATGAATTAGAAAATCAAACAATTAAAACTCTAATTATTGAAATAATGGGAAAACACAGCAATATCATATTAATTGACAAAGCTACTCAAACGATAATAGATAGCATAAAAAGAGTATATTCCGATATGAGTAAAGTAAGAGAAGTACTACCTGGGAGGCAATATGTCTGCCCACCACTGCAAGAAAAGTTAAATATAAATAATCTTTCGTTACCTTCTTTTAAAGAAGCTGTTAACAACTACAAATCAAAAAAAATTGAAAAAGCCTTAATAGATATTCTACAAGGATTTAGCCCCACTTTAGCAAGAGAAGTTGCTTTTAGATGTAATGTATCTGACAGATTTGTAGAATCAATAGAAGATGAGCAAATTGAAAATCTATATCAAAACATAAAAAAAATATATGAAGATGTTTTAAGCTTAAATTTAAAACCTTGCATTGCTTTTCAGGAAAATGAAGTAATTGACTTTTCTTGTATTGATTTATCTCAATATATTACAAAAACTTTTTTCCCTACAGTGAACCAAGCTGCTTGTAAATTTTTCAGTGAAAAAGCAAATATAGTAAATTTGCAAGCAAGGTCCTCGGATTTAAGAAAAATCATCAACAACAATTTAGAAAAACTTTATAACAAATTAGATAAACTTCAACAAGAATTAAACGAAGCAAAAAATGCTGACACTTTTAGACTTTACGGCGAACTTATAACAGCAAATATGCACCTTCTAAAAAAAGGAATGGAAAGCTTCAAAACCATGAACTATTACACTGGCGAAGAAATTGAAATACCCATTGACAAAAAATATTCCCCTTCAGAAAATGCCCAAAGATACTTTAAAAAATACAGCAAGTTAAAAAATGCCAATAAAATAATAGAAAAACAAATATCCGATACTCTTGAGGAAATAACTTATTTAGAAGGTCAACTAGTGAACTTGGAAAATTGTACATTACCATCAGAAATAGAGGAAATAAAAAATGAACTGTCTGAACAAGGGTATATACATAAGCAGCAAAAGAAAAAAATATCACGGCAAACTCTTTCTCAACCATTGCATGTAGTATCTTCAGACGGTTTCGACATATATATAGGGAAAAACAACACTCAAAACGATTATCTAACGTTAAAATTCGCAAATCCTAACGATATATGGCTTCACACAAAAGACATACCAGGGTCCCACGTCATAATAAAGACAAATAACAAATCTGTGCCTGAAACAACTCTTATTGAAGCTGCAAAATTAGCCGCCAAATATAGCAAAGCGAAAAATTCTTCAAATGTACCTGTTGATTATACCTTAAAAAAATACGTAAAAAAACCTTCTGGCGCAAAACCAGGTTTTGTAATATATACAAACCAAAAGACCCTTTATGTAAATCCAGAGTAA
- the thpR gene encoding RNA 2',3'-cyclic phosphodiesterase produces the protein MRAFIGIDIGEKAIEQIVRFQETLKNYTVKGRWTYKDNFHITLKFLGEIEVEAISKIEEAAKVAVKGISPFYIRLSEVGFFKGDKEMRVLWIGTEESEFLNKLHHNIDKELYKIGFAKDERKFTSHITIARDIRLSIDIEEVNNLFEKQEKEAILVDTIFLYESVIQENRRKYIPIFSVPLK, from the coding sequence ATGAGAGCTTTTATTGGAATTGATATAGGCGAAAAAGCTATAGAGCAGATAGTGAGATTTCAGGAAACATTGAAAAATTATACTGTAAAAGGGAGATGGACTTATAAAGATAATTTCCACATCACATTAAAATTCTTAGGAGAAATAGAAGTAGAGGCTATTTCTAAAATAGAAGAAGCGGCAAAAGTTGCAGTAAAAGGCATCAGCCCTTTTTACATACGACTTTCAGAAGTAGGATTTTTTAAAGGTGATAAGGAGATGAGAGTTTTGTGGATAGGAACAGAAGAAAGTGAATTTCTAAATAAATTGCATCACAATATAGATAAAGAATTATATAAAATAGGATTTGCAAAAGATGAAAGAAAATTTACTTCCCACATTACTATTGCCAGAGACATACGTTTAAGCATTGACATAGAAGAAGTAAATAATCTTTTTGAAAAACAAGAGAAAGAGGCTATTTTAGTAGATACAATTTTTTTGTATGAGAGCGTTATACAAGAAAATAGAAGAAAATATATTCCTATATTTAGTGTGCCTTTAAAATAA
- a CDS encoding GNAT family N-acetyltransferase has protein sequence MLKSNRIELVPFESKYFEKFVEFRNSDDSRNLTMPGIPYPVTVETVAERWKTKKDPKENGEFAIILRSTGEYIGNVSYNNVDWKNRNCEIAIMIGEEKHRNKGYGTEALNLLLDFIFNELNLHRVELRVYDFNERAIKSYEKCGFKKEGLLREVVYKHGKYINEYVMGILKEEFINRNNYYQENNNNNK, from the coding sequence ATGTTAAAAAGTAATAGAATTGAACTTGTTCCATTTGAGAGCAAATATTTTGAAAAATTTGTAGAGTTTCGGAATAGTGATGATAGTAGAAATTTAACGATGCCGGGTATACCATATCCTGTTACAGTAGAAACTGTTGCAGAAAGGTGGAAAACAAAAAAAGATCCAAAAGAAAATGGAGAATTCGCTATAATACTTAGGAGCACAGGTGAATATATAGGAAATGTTTCATATAATAATGTCGACTGGAAAAATAGAAACTGTGAGATTGCAATAATGATTGGGGAAGAAAAACACAGAAATAAAGGCTATGGTACGGAAGCTTTAAATTTACTACTGGATTTTATTTTTAATGAATTAAATTTACATCGAGTAGAGTTAAGGGTTTATGATTTTAATGAAAGGGCAATAAAGAGTTATGAAAAATGTGGTTTTAAAAAAGAAGGGCTATTGAGAGAAGTAGTATATAAGCACGGTAAGTACATAAATGAATATGTAATGGGAATTTTAAAAGAGGAGTTTATTAATAGAAACAATTATTACCAGGAAAATAATAACAATAATAAGTGA
- a CDS encoding methionine ABC transporter ATP-binding protein produces MIYIRNLTKVYHSASGNVRALEDVNLNIEKGDIFGIIGLSGAGKSTLLRCINMLEKPTSGSIEIDGVEMTRLSPSELKEMRKKIGMIFQHFNLLSSRTVRGNVAFPLEIAGLDKRTIDKKVENLLELVGLSDKADNYPSQLSGGQKQRVGIARALANDPKVLLCDEPTSALDPETTLSILNLLKDINRELGITIVLITHEMNVIKQICNKVAVIEKSRVVEQGPLIEVFKKPQTETARNFLKSVTLSEIPKELKDRIENLSHEHLEGKIIKIAFFGEITTEPVISSIIRKFDVDTNILYGNIDHIQGMPYGTLIVELRGKNGETDAALKYLKDLGLDVEVIENV; encoded by the coding sequence TTGATCTATATTAGAAATCTTACAAAAGTTTATCATTCAGCTTCAGGAAATGTTAGGGCTTTGGAAGACGTCAACCTCAACATAGAAAAAGGCGATATTTTTGGAATTATAGGTCTGAGCGGTGCTGGAAAGAGTACTCTCCTGCGCTGCATAAATATGCTCGAAAAGCCAACTTCCGGTTCAATTGAGATAGATGGTGTTGAAATGACTCGGCTTTCTCCCTCTGAATTAAAAGAAATGCGAAAAAAAATAGGCATGATATTCCAGCATTTTAATCTGTTATCATCCAGAACTGTCAGAGGCAATGTGGCTTTTCCTTTGGAGATTGCCGGGCTGGACAAAAGGACAATCGATAAAAAAGTAGAAAATCTTTTAGAGCTCGTGGGGCTTTCCGACAAGGCCGACAACTATCCTTCTCAGCTTTCAGGCGGTCAAAAACAGCGGGTAGGCATAGCACGAGCCCTGGCTAATGATCCGAAAGTTCTTCTTTGTGACGAACCTACTTCAGCGCTGGATCCAGAAACAACTCTTTCTATTTTAAATCTTTTAAAAGATATAAATAGGGAGCTGGGAATCACCATAGTTCTCATAACTCATGAAATGAATGTCATTAAACAAATTTGCAATAAAGTAGCAGTTATTGAAAAAAGTCGTGTGGTAGAACAGGGACCTCTTATTGAAGTATTTAAAAAACCTCAAACAGAAACCGCACGAAATTTTTTAAAATCTGTAACTTTATCAGAAATACCTAAGGAATTAAAAGATAGGATTGAAAACTTGTCCCACGAACACTTGGAAGGCAAAATTATTAAAATTGCCTTTTTCGGCGAAATTACAACAGAACCTGTCATATCAAGCATTATAAGAAAATTTGATGTTGACACCAATATTCTCTATGGAAACATTGACCACATCCAGGGTATGCCCTACGGTACTCTTATAGTTGAGCTAAGAGGCAAAAACGGTGAAACAGACGCTGCTTTAAAATATCTAAAAGATTTGGGACTCGACGTGGAGGTGATTGAAAATGTCTGA
- a CDS encoding methionine ABC transporter permease has product MSETINLLLVGTWQTIYMVVVSTLIATIFGVPLGVLLMVTDKDQILHNEPLNKILGTIVNIFRSVPFVILLIVLIPFTRLLVGKAIGTTAAIVPLSVAAIPFMGRLTETALREVDRGVIEAAQSMGASPFQIITKVLIPEALPSIAAGVTITTINLVGYSAMAGVIGGGGLGDLAVRYGYQRFMLDIMLYTVAILVAMVQLIQFLGDILVKHLSRNR; this is encoded by the coding sequence ATGTCTGAAACTATAAACTTATTGCTGGTCGGAACGTGGCAAACTATATACATGGTAGTGGTATCAACGCTCATAGCAACAATTTTTGGTGTACCACTTGGTGTGCTGTTAATGGTAACTGACAAAGATCAGATACTGCATAACGAACCTTTAAACAAAATACTAGGTACTATTGTAAATATTTTCCGTTCTGTACCCTTTGTAATACTTTTAATTGTACTTATACCTTTCACCCGGTTGCTTGTAGGAAAAGCTATAGGAACCACTGCTGCTATTGTTCCACTTTCTGTAGCAGCTATCCCTTTTATGGGAAGGCTTACCGAAACAGCATTGAGAGAGGTAGACCGCGGTGTCATTGAAGCAGCCCAGTCTATGGGAGCTTCGCCTTTTCAAATTATAACTAAGGTGTTAATCCCTGAGGCTCTACCTTCCATAGCAGCAGGGGTTACTATAACTACTATAAATTTAGTAGGATATTCTGCAATGGCAGGTGTTATAGGAGGTGGTGGGCTAGGAGATTTAGCAGTAAGATATGGATATCAGCGATTTATGCTCGACATTATGCTTTATACCGTAGCAATTTTGGTAGCTATGGTACAACTAATTCAATTTCTAGGAGATATATTAGTAAAACATCTGTCAAGGAACCGGTAA
- a CDS encoding IS110 family RNA-guided transposase — MDVSLNDVKVHILDQEGNDASSRFSVENNPHGCDVIVSRILECCNKYNIQKVFIGLESTSVYGWHLQYYLADHSALKPYQPSITTFNANIINAFKKSLGNLPKNDWIDAFAIAEKLRFGRLPKSCSVDFRYLALQRLTRHRFHIVNSIVREKNYFLSNLFLKFSGLCQNKVFSNNFGATATEIFNEFFTLDDIAARPLDELAGFLVDKSKDRFDDPEATAKLLQEAVHKSYRINATVDDSLNFVIKSCFDNLQSLEKQKKAVEKAIINEVKGFNNEFLCLTSVKGIGPTIAAGLISEIGGISRFDNDNALAKFSGLYWSEYQSADFKAEDTYLKRTGNEYLRYYFIQAADQLRKYLPEFSQYYARKFKESKTHKHKRALVLTARKTVRLVFALLREEKLYKSPIMKGDDCIS, encoded by the coding sequence ATGGATGTAAGCCTGAATGATGTCAAGGTTCATATTCTCGACCAGGAGGGTAATGATGCTTCCTCTCGTTTTTCTGTAGAAAATAACCCTCATGGTTGTGATGTTATAGTTTCCCGTATCTTGGAGTGTTGTAATAAATACAATATCCAAAAGGTCTTTATTGGTTTGGAATCTACTTCAGTCTATGGCTGGCACCTCCAGTATTATTTGGCTGATCATTCTGCTCTTAAGCCTTATCAACCTTCTATTACTACTTTTAATGCTAATATTATTAATGCTTTTAAAAAGTCTCTCGGCAATTTACCTAAAAATGACTGGATTGATGCCTTTGCTATTGCTGAAAAACTGAGATTCGGTAGACTCCCCAAATCTTGTTCTGTAGATTTTAGATATCTTGCTCTCCAGAGGCTTACTCGCCATCGCTTTCACATTGTTAATAGTATTGTTAGAGAAAAAAATTATTTCCTCAGCAATTTGTTCCTTAAGTTTAGCGGTTTGTGCCAAAATAAAGTCTTTAGTAATAATTTTGGAGCAACTGCTACTGAAATATTTAATGAGTTTTTCACCCTTGATGATATTGCGGCTCGACCGCTTGATGAGCTTGCCGGCTTTTTGGTTGACAAGAGTAAAGATCGCTTTGATGATCCAGAAGCTACAGCTAAATTGCTTCAAGAGGCTGTTCACAAGTCTTATAGAATTAATGCTACTGTAGATGATTCTTTAAACTTTGTTATCAAGTCTTGCTTTGATAATCTACAGTCCCTTGAAAAACAGAAGAAAGCTGTAGAAAAAGCCATTATTAATGAGGTAAAAGGATTTAACAATGAATTCCTTTGTCTTACATCAGTAAAAGGTATTGGCCCAACCATCGCAGCCGGCTTAATATCTGAGATAGGCGGAATTTCAAGGTTTGATAATGATAATGCCCTTGCAAAGTTTTCCGGCCTTTATTGGTCAGAGTACCAGTCTGCTGATTTTAAAGCGGAGGACACATATCTCAAGCGTACTGGTAATGAGTATCTCAGATATTATTTTATTCAAGCAGCTGACCAGCTCAGGAAGTATTTACCTGAGTTCTCACAATACTATGCCCGCAAATTTAAAGAAAGCAAAACTCACAAGCATAAACGTGCTCTTGTATTGACTGCACGTAAAACTGTAAGGTTAGTCTTCGCTCTGCTGCGCGAAGAAAAACTTTATAAATCCCCAATAATGAAAGGAGATGATTGTATAAGTTAA
- a CDS encoding MetQ/NlpA family ABC transporter substrate-binding protein, translated as MKKILTVVLLFSLITLFISGCGAKQTSQSQTQDTSKITIKVGATPVPHAQILNVVKPILAKEGINLEIVEFTDYVQPNLKLAEKELDANYFQHIPYLEDFSKEHNLNLTYIAKVHIEPMGIYSQKIKNLSELKEGATIAIPNDATNGGRALLLLQSAGIIKLKPDAGIKATVNDIVENPKKIKISELEAATLPRVLSDVDAAVINTNYALEAGLVPTKDALFIESANSPYVNVLVVRKGDESRPELKKLAEALNSPEVKKFIEDNYKGAVVPAF; from the coding sequence GTGAAAAAAATTTTAACCGTAGTTTTACTATTTAGTCTTATAACACTTTTTATCTCAGGATGTGGAGCAAAACAAACATCCCAATCCCAAACACAGGACACATCAAAGATAACCATCAAAGTAGGAGCTACTCCAGTGCCCCACGCCCAAATTTTAAACGTCGTAAAACCTATACTTGCGAAAGAGGGAATTAATTTAGAAATTGTAGAGTTTACAGATTATGTGCAACCTAATCTAAAACTTGCTGAAAAAGAATTAGATGCTAATTACTTTCAGCATATTCCTTATCTTGAAGACTTTTCAAAGGAACATAATCTCAATTTAACATACATTGCTAAAGTTCATATCGAACCTATGGGAATATACTCACAAAAAATTAAAAATCTCAGTGAATTAAAAGAAGGTGCTACTATTGCCATACCAAATGATGCTACCAATGGCGGAAGAGCTTTGCTACTGCTGCAATCAGCTGGAATAATAAAATTAAAACCAGATGCAGGTATTAAAGCAACAGTAAATGACATTGTCGAAAATCCTAAAAAAATTAAGATTTCCGAGTTGGAAGCAGCTACTCTGCCAAGAGTATTATCAGATGTAGATGCAGCAGTAATAAATACCAACTATGCGTTGGAAGCTGGACTTGTACCCACTAAGGATGCTCTCTTTATCGAATCAGCAAATTCCCCTTATGTCAATGTACTGGTAGTTCGCAAAGGTGATGAATCAAGGCCTGAACTTAAGAAGTTAGCCGAAGCCTTAAATTCTCCAGAAGTTAAAAAATTTATCGAGGACAATTATAAAGGTGCCGTAGTACCTGCTTTCTAA
- a CDS encoding aspartate/glutamate racemase family protein, with the protein MSQSHKIIGVIAGTPVDTQMGVDFVKKNGIEALGISTASTPDEQNILQFLKPDVLTQKVISIIGDFKKENIKKIMIYCNSLSAAIDLELVKQKYPDTNIVTPLQVYHSVASKYNRLVIWAANSQSLEAIEKIFYENNPLVQIIGITMLPIIRAIENFEIPEVIIEKFSLADLVPKNFNADGIVLGCTHLPYLKEKLAEKLNMHIIDPAEEMLLELL; encoded by the coding sequence TTGTCACAATCTCATAAAATTATTGGGGTTATCGCTGGTACTCCAGTAGATACTCAAATGGGAGTTGATTTTGTGAAAAAAAACGGGATTGAAGCATTGGGAATTTCCACGGCTTCAACCCCGGATGAACAAAACATCCTCCAATTTTTAAAACCTGATGTCCTCACACAAAAAGTAATCTCTATCATCGGGGATTTTAAAAAAGAAAACATAAAGAAGATAATGATTTACTGCAATTCTCTTTCAGCTGCAATAGACCTTGAACTCGTAAAACAAAAATACCCAGATACTAATATTGTAACACCTCTTCAAGTATACCATAGTGTAGCTTCAAAGTACAATCGGCTGGTAATTTGGGCTGCTAATAGTCAATCCTTAGAGGCCATAGAAAAGATATTTTATGAAAATAACCCGTTAGTTCAAATTATCGGAATAACTATGCTTCCTATAATAAGGGCAATTGAAAATTTTGAAATTCCAGAAGTTATCATCGAGAAATTTAGTCTCGCTGATTTAGTACCTAAAAATTTTAATGCAGATGGTATAGTACTAGGTTGCACCCACTTACCTTATTTGAAAGAAAAGCTTGCAGAAAAATTAAATATGCATATTATTGACCCTGCAGAAGAAATGCTACTTGAACTCCTTTAG
- a CDS encoding tRNA 2-thiocytidine biosynthesis TtcA family protein encodes MQKILGRIRRAVQDFNMIQEGDIIAVGVSGGKDSITLLYGLHLLKNFYPVKFDVMGLMLTLGYDNFDPTPVENFCREKGIPFFIKETDIKKIVFDYRKEENPCSLCANLRRGALNNFAKEKGCNKVALAHHYDDLIDTFIMNLFYNGRLHTFEPVSFLDRSKITVIRPMIYVKEKDIRSEVKKSNLPVVKNPCPVEGHTKRHYIRNLIIDLKKEIPEIDKRIFTAIKKDVFHFEG; translated from the coding sequence ATGCAAAAAATACTTGGAAGAATAAGAAGAGCAGTTCAAGATTTTAATATGATACAAGAGGGAGATATAATAGCTGTTGGTGTTTCAGGAGGAAAGGACAGTATAACCCTTTTATATGGATTACATCTCCTTAAAAATTTTTATCCGGTGAAATTTGATGTAATGGGATTGATGCTGACGTTAGGTTATGATAATTTTGACCCAACGCCTGTAGAAAATTTTTGCCGAGAAAAAGGGATACCTTTTTTTATTAAAGAAACAGATATAAAAAAGATAGTATTTGATTACAGGAAAGAAGAAAATCCCTGCTCTTTGTGTGCAAATTTAAGAAGAGGAGCCCTAAATAATTTTGCTAAAGAAAAAGGATGCAATAAAGTAGCTTTGGCTCATCACTATGATGATTTAATAGATACTTTTATAATGAATTTATTTTACAATGGTAGACTTCACACTTTTGAGCCAGTTTCTTTTTTAGACAGGTCAAAAATTACTGTAATAAGACCTATGATATATGTTAAGGAAAAAGACATAAGAAGTGAGGTGAAAAAGAGTAATTTGCCTGTTGTAAAGAACCCTTGTCCTGTTGAAGGCCACACAAAAAGACATTATATAAGGAATTTGATAATAGATTTAAAGAAAGAAATACCTGAGATAGACAAAAGAATTTTTACAGCGATAAAAAAAGACGTTTTTCACTTTGAAGGATAA